A genomic segment from Diceros bicornis minor isolate mBicDic1 chromosome 5, mDicBic1.mat.cur, whole genome shotgun sequence encodes:
- the LOC131405862 gene encoding olfactory receptor 11H6-like: MSCYYSFRKKEMRSPRVSNHSDLVSEFILLGFPCTWEIQILLFSLFSVIYVLTLTGNLCIICTVWWDHHLHTPMYILLANFSFLEIWYVTSTVPNMLASFLSETRTVSFSGCFLQFYFVFSMGTTETFLLSAMAFDRYLAICRPLHYPTIMTVQHCIRMGAGCWVRGFSFVLPVYLISQLPFCGPNTIDHFLCDPGPLMKLSCAPAPATEIICAIFNSVLIFSTFLFITSSYTLVIRAVLRVPSAEGRRKAFSTCGSHLAVVSLFFGSIMVMYVSPTAGNPTGVQKIVTLFYSVMTPLFNPLIYSLRNKEMKEALRKLFRIVRFGQRQPLKN; encoded by the coding sequence atgtctTGTTATTAcagttttaggaaaaaagaaatgagaagccCAAGAGTGAGTAATCACTCTGATCTTGTGAGTGAATTCATTCTTCTTGGATTCCCTTGTACCTGGGAGATTCAGATCCTCCTCTTCTCACTCTTCTCTGTAATCTATGTCCTGACGCTAACTGGAAACCTGTGCATTATCTGTACAGTGTGGTGGGACCACCatctccacacccccatgtacatCCTGCTAGCCAATTTTTCATTCCTGGAGATCTGGTATGTCACTTCTACTGTCCCCAATATGCTAGCCAGTTTTCTCTCTGAGACCAGAACCgtctccttctctggctgcttCCTCCAGTTTTACTTCGTCTTCTCCATGGGCACCACTGAGACCTTCTTATTGTCTGCCATGGCCTTTGACAGGTACCTTGCTATCTGCAGACCGCTGCATTACCCCACCATCATGACAGTTCAACACTGCATCAGAATGGGAGCCGGCTGCTGGGTGCGTGGCTTCTCTTTTGTCCTTCCAGTTTATCTCATCTCCCAGCTTCCTTTTTGTGGCCCCAATACTATTGATCACTTTTTATGTGACCCAGGACCCCTTATGAAGTTGTCCTGTGCACCAGCTCCTGCCACTGAGATCATCTGTGCCATCTTTAACTCAGTCCTAATTTTCTCCACTTTCCTCTTCATTACCAGCTCCTACACCCTGGTGATCAGAGCTGTGTTGAGGGTCCCCTCAGCAGAAGGCCGGCGCAAGGCTTTCTCCACATGTGGCTCCCATCTGGCCGTGGTGTCCCTGTTCTTTGGCTCCATCATGGTGATGTATGTGAGCCCTACAGCAGGCAATCCAACAGGGGTTCAGAAAattgtaactttattttattctgtgatGACTCCACTTTTCAACCCCTTGATCTACAGCCTCCGGAATAAGGAGATGAAAGAGGCCCTGAGAAAACTGTTTAGGATTGTAAGATTTGGTCAAAGACAGCCTCTAAAGAACTAG